The region GCGAAATCGGATAAGGAATTGCCGGATTTGTCGGCGCGCGACTCCTACGCGCTGGTCGCGAGGGATGCCACGCCGGTCGAGGGGCCGGTCCTTGATTACGCTCCTCCCATGCCCAGTGACAAATCACTGGGCATCGGGCTGATCGGCGCCGGCGGCATCAGCTTTGCCCATCTGGATGCCTACCGGACCTATGGACTGAATGTAGTCGCGATTTGCGACAGGCACTTGGATCGGGCGGAGCGCAGGCGCGATCAATTTTTTCCCAACGCCCTTGCCACCGACAAAATCGACGATTTGATCAGAAACTCACACATATCCGTGCTGGACATTACGCTGCACCCCGAGGATCGCTTGCCGCTGATACGAAGGGCGATCATGGCCGGACAGCACGTCCTGTCGCAAAAGCCGTTTGTGCGAGATCTTGATGTCGGCCGTGAATTGGTTGAACTAGCCGACCGAAACGGAGTGCTACTAGCCGTAAACCAGAACGGCCGCTGGGCACCGCATCTGTGCTACATCCGGGAAGCCGTGTCCGCCGGACTGATCGGGGAGGTGACGGCGGTTCACGTTTCCATCCAATGGGATCATTCGTGGATCGCCGGGACGCCCTTCGAAAAAATCGACCAGATCGTGCTGGACGACTTTGCCATCCACTGGTTCGATTTCCTGGCCAGCATCATAGGTGACACGGCGGAAACGGTCTATGCGACGGGCAGCCGCGCGCATGGCCAGAAGGTAGCGTCGCAGCTTCTCGCCCAAGCACTGGTCGCCTATCCGGGGGGACAGGCCTCGCTCGTCTTCGACGGTATGACACGCTTCGGAGCGCAGGATTCAACCGTTGTCGTCGGCACACTCGGGACACTGCGCAGCACCGGACCCGACCTCGGTCATCAAACAGTCAGTCTGCATACTGCCGATGGCGTCGCGCGGCCGGAGCTTGCCGGCCAGTGGTTCAACGATGGATTCGCTGGCGCGATGGGAGCCCTGCTTGTCGCCATAGAAAGCGGCAATCCGCCGAACAATTCGGCGCGTGGGAACTTGGTTTCGCTGCGCCTGTGCGAGGCGGCGATTGAAAGCGCAAGAATTGCCGCGCCGGTCAACGTTCGCCCAGCGGAGTATAGTTGAAAGACGGCTGGGGATAATCCTCGTCCGGCTGCCGGCCTAGCGCTCTCGTTTCCGCTTCGGCGCGAGCGATCTCGCAAGCGCCGTCGAGAATGCAAAGGCTTGTCTCATAGTGCCGCGCCGCACCCGGGTCCAGCCAGATCAGTTCCTCCCGGTCACGCGCGAAAGCAGCCCCGTGGACATGATTGGTCGAGGGCTCGATGCCAAGCGCATAGTTGCCGGCCTGAAAATTCTGCCACTCCAGCATGCAGGGAAACTGGTCCGTGCGCGTAATCACCTTAAAGCCGATGCCGAGCCGGTCGTTCGCCACCATGACCGGCGTGCGGCCTTGGGGATCGCTTGCCAACTGGTGTTGCCAGACCTGTTCCAGAAAATCGAGTTGAGGAGCAGGGAAGCGCCAGTAGCCGACGCCCTGGCCCTGATAATCTTGCCCTGCGTGACTGGCCCAGACGACATCGGCGATCGGCGCGATATAGCGCGATCCTTCATCAATGAGCGGATGCCCGACATTGATGTGGTACATGTACATGTGCGGGGTGCGGTAGAACCCGCGATTGGCGACTTCGTCATGCAAATGGACGACGTTGGTGCCGACCTCGATCTCGATTCGCCGGGTCAGATGCAGGTCTTCGCCAAACACCGTCGCCTGAGTCACTGTGCCTTCGCACCAGAGGAAGCACCGATCTCCTTCCCATCGCTCGCCATAGCCGCCGAGCCGGGCCGGGATGCCGCTGACTCGTCCGTGGATGGAGGCCTTGACCGATTTGCGGTGCGGATAGCGATAGTGAACGGCCGGCGCCTCGTCCATGAAGAGGATGTGATCAAGGCCGCAGGTGACAAGGAGGCCCGAAAAGGAGCGCAGCCACCCGAGGCCGCCTTCACCCTCATAATCCAGCAGCCCCGGATTGCGAAATCCTGCCGGCGAATGCCAGCCGATCGGGAGTCCTTTGTACTCGCACTCCGCGATGTCCAGGGCTCGGTCGACGAGAACCGTGAATCTGAGGCCCGTACCGGAGCGGAACTCCAGCATTCTTATTCCCCGCTCGAGCCCGTCTCCAAGCGTCATCAGCCGTACGCCGGCGAATTGCGACAGCGCCCCCGAATGCGCGGCAACTTCACGCCTCGTCAGCACCCGACCATACAGTTCGACCACTGCTTCGCCCTTTTAAAGCCAGGTCAATGCGCCCGGAAATCGCTTCGACGCTTGCAGGCATGGTGGCATTGCACAATCAGCTAGTGCGTCAGATTACATCACCATCACAGTTTTGCCGACGCGTGCCGTGTAACTGAGTGCCTCGGAGAAGCAAGACGGCTCAGGAATGGCTGGTTTGGGTCATGACCGCTGGTTGCTCCGGAAGATAAAGGACATGATTTCCGGATCGCAGAGGCCTCCGCTTTCGGTGTGAGGGCCTAGCCGTTTCGGGAGCTACGCTGTGGATGGAGGGGCGATCAGCCTCCGGCATCCGCTCGGCACGAGCGGAAACCGCCTCGTGCTTCATCTCGTCAACGCCTTGCGTCGGCTTAGGCCAAGGCGTGGTATCACCACCGAGTGCACCGGCGGCGGTCTGACGGCGCTGATCGACCTTGTCGAGGCGATGACGATGATGCTGACGGGAAACTGGGCCGCCCTTTTTCCGCTGTCCACGAGACATTCGATCATACGCCTCGGTTACAAGGCGCGAGAACTCGCCGGGCACCGTGCGCAGCGATCCCCCCGATGGACCGCCTTGATCCGCGCGCGAACGGCATGTCGCAAGCTGGGCAGGAGTCCACACGTAGTGGTATCGGCTCTCCCATGTGAGGCTGAAGTCAAGCCTGAGTCGCCAATGCTCCCCGCACCGCAGCCGTGATCTGATCCTGCACCTCCTCGGTCAGATAGGGATGCATCGGCAGACTGACGACCTCGGCAGCAAGGCGATCAGAGACGGGCAGGCCATTCGGGGCAGTCGGGAAGTGCCAGTACGCAGCTTGGCGGTGCATGGGCCTTGGATAGTAGACGGCTGTCGGAACGCCCGCCGCTGCTAGGAAGCTCTGGAACACTCCGCGGTCGCACCTTGGCAGGCGCAGCGTATACTGCGCCCAAACCGAGGTCGCGCCCGCCAGGATGTTCGGGACGGTGGCAATGTCGCGCAGTTGCTTATTGTAGCGGTTCGCGATGCGGTTGCGGGCGGTGATTTCACCCGGAAATATCTTTAGCTTCTCTATCAGAACGGCCGCCTGTACCGTATCGAGACGGCTGTTCATGCCGATCCGAACATTGTCATACTTATCCTTCCCCTGGCCATGAATACGGAGCGAGAGGATGGTGTCAGCCACCTCGGCATTGCTTGTGAATACCGCGCCGCCATCGCCATAGCAGCCCAAGGGTTTGGTCGGGAAGAAGCTTGTTGTGGTGGCAAGCCCAATTGTACCGACTTGCCGCCCCTTGTAGCTTGCGCCGAAGGCTTGAGCTGCATCACAGACCAGCCACAGGCCCTCGCGGGCTGCAATTGCCTCGATGTCGTAGTAGTCGGCTGGCTGGCCAAACAGATCGACCGCAACAATGCCGACTGGCTTAGGACCCTTGTCCTTAGCCATTGTTATGGAGGAACGAAGACTCCTGACATCGAGGTTGAAGGTATCCTCGCAGATGTCGACGAACACCGGCGTCGCGCCAAGTCCGGCTATGGCTTCTGCGGTGGCCGCAAACGTAAAGGACGGACAGAACACCGCGTCGCCAGCCTTCACGTTCTTGGCCATCAATACAAGGGCCAAGGCATCGGTTCCACTGCCGCAGGAAATCGCGTGCTTGGCACCGCAAAAAGTGGAGAGATCTTGCTCGAGTTGCGCAACCTCCGGGCCCATGACGTAAATGCCGTGATCGAGGACGCTGCGGATCGCCTCGTCAACGGCCTTTCCAAGATACCGGCGCTGCGCACCAAGATCGTTAAAAGGGATCCGGTCTGACATGCTCGCCTCTAGACGTTCAAAGGGCGGTGGACAGCGTCCGTGCGTCCAGAATTGGCCTGGCAGCCATGGCTGGGGTTCATCATCATGCTGGCCTGGGACAAGACTCGCATCACGCGTAACCCTTCGTCACCATTTGTTACCGGATCACGCCCCTGGGCGATGCAGTCGACAAAATGCTGACATTCGAGTTTTAGCGGTTCATTCTCCTCTACCGCGACTGGAAGTGGTTCGGCTCGGATTGTTGCCGTTGCATCCTCTGCCACATTCACGATGTGCGGATATAAGAGCAGTTTGCGCTCCCATGGCGCTCCATCGTCGAGCACGATCATAGCTTCTGACCCGATTACCGTGAGCCGGTGTTCCTTGACGGGATGCAACCAGGACAGATTGACTTGGGCCTGCTCCCCGGCCGGGAAGGCCAGGTGAAGGGTGACGGCGTCGGCTATCGATTTCCGCAGGTGGTAGCCGCCGATGCCGTAAACCTCGCTTGGTTCTGCGCCCACAAGAGCCAAGATAATAGAGACATCATGAGGGCCTAGACACCAGAGCACATCCTCCTCGGACCGGATCACCCCCAGATTCATGCGGTTGGCCTGAATCCGCAGGACACGGCCGATAGCACCGGTCGCGATGAGGCTCTGGAGCCGGGAAAACGCGGGATGATACTGTAGTATATGCCCGACCATGAGTCGTCGATCCAAGCGCCGTGCCAGATCGGTCAACTCCTCGGCATGCTTGAGCTCAAGCGCGAGCGGCTTTTCGACGAAGAGATGCTTGCCGGCAAGAAGGGCGCGCTTGGCAAGGTCGTAATGGGTTGACGGTTGCGTGGAGATCGCCACCGCCTGGATCGAAGGCTCGGCAATTACCTGCTCAAAGGAAAGGGCTCGGCTGCCGTAACGGCTAAGAACGGCCGCGACTGTCGCGGAGTGGTGATCGGCGACAGCGCCGAGACAGCCCAATTCAGCAAAGCAGCGGACCAGGTTCTTGCCCCAGGCTCCGCAGCCGATCACCGCAAGTTGAAAACCCTCCGAAGTGCCTGGGCGGTCTAATAAGCCTGGATATTCTTTCGAGTTGCGCAAGCTTGGTCCTATCGTGTCATTCGAGATGGTCATCGAGCCGCAAGTTTATCAACTCCGCGAATTCGTCGATAGGCATTCCACCCTCCTAATGTTTACTTGCTCGTTCGAATCGAGGGCGTCATAAAAGGCCCTAACGAACAATACGCCAAGCACTTTATCGTCTTTGGTGTGAATTCAATCTGCGTGATAATCTCGAATTGAAGTACCATCGCTGCGCGTGTGTTTTTCTGTCAAACACTGCAGACGTTCTTGGTGGTTCGGCCGTTCTCGATGACTTCCATCGGCGGGATCGGTTCATGCCATCTCGTGCCCGAGTCGAGTTTGGATACTTCCCAAGGGAGCATGGACCAGTGACATAATTCATTCTTCCTGACGCGAAAGCGTCAAAGCCCGGATACGAACAACGGATGCGAACTTCATGCCTGAGAGGTAGTTCGGAATTCACCATCGTTGACATTTACCGGCGTTAGCCCAAAGATTTGGACATACTAAAATGACTTTTCACAGCGGGTGCCTCCAGACGGAGTTGCGCATGGTGAGCCCAAGCCGGAATACCTGGCCGACGCACTCCCCTTGGAACCGGAAGGGAATTATGGGCCTGGCGCGCGACCGGCTCCTGAGCACGGATCCTGAGCGGCTAATATGCATTGGGCGGCTGGTGACCGCGGTCTTCGCCATGTTGGCGATTTACCTTGATCCGACGAGACCCAATTCGCTTCTTCATGAATCGCGAGTGGTTCTGGGTTTGTATCTTTTCCTCTCGCTCGTGCTGGTTCTCCGCCCGTTGCGCAAGCCGCTCGACCACCCCGTGCACCTCATCACTCATGTAGTTGATGCTGGTGTGGTCGGCTGGCTAACCTTTCTAACCAACGAGCTGGCGAGTCCTTTCTTTACAGTTCTTCCGTTCGTAATCCTGGCGATGACGATGCGCTGGGGCTTGAAGGGGGCAACGCTCGGAGCACTTATCGCCCTCTTTGTCCAGTTGATCGTGGGGCTCCCCGATTTGTTGGATGGGGAATCCGAATTGGACATCTTCATCATGCGGTCGACGTATTTCGTGCTTGCTGCGGTAACACTCGGCTATTTCGGTGCCTATCGCGAACGCAGTCGCCAGCGTCTGACCCAGCTCGCGGGCTTTCCTTTTGATGCCATAAGCGGCAGTCGCGTCGCATGGTTGGACCTATTGTTTAAGCACGCATCGAGGGTCCTCGGCGATTCCCGCTTGATCGTCGTGTGGCGGGATCAGGAGGAAGACGCGGGTTGCGTCGCGCACTGGATGGATGGCGAGCTACAGTTAATCGACATCCGAAACACAGACTTCTGGGCTCGGCATGATCTGCAGCCATCACATCGTCGCG is a window of Sinorhizobium numidicum DNA encoding:
- a CDS encoding Gfo/Idh/MocA family protein, whose protein sequence is MAIASNKPHKSNRSFVTICFPPIFDMTTFQDARRAPGAGQRPRLAHVPSAMASSFSTDCKPPAVSGNRRAAARHQTSNQIASVWVIFSSADLPRHVYFHKVVRLILPESLAAPNGPGSAKILEPVAMAKSDKELPDLSARDSYALVARDATPVEGPVLDYAPPMPSDKSLGIGLIGAGGISFAHLDAYRTYGLNVVAICDRHLDRAERRRDQFFPNALATDKIDDLIRNSHISVLDITLHPEDRLPLIRRAIMAGQHVLSQKPFVRDLDVGRELVELADRNGVLLAVNQNGRWAPHLCYIREAVSAGLIGEVTAVHVSIQWDHSWIAGTPFEKIDQIVLDDFAIHWFDFLASIIGDTAETVYATGSRAHGQKVASQLLAQALVAYPGGQASLVFDGMTRFGAQDSTVVVGTLGTLRSTGPDLGHQTVSLHTADGVARPELAGQWFNDGFAGAMGALLVAIESGNPPNNSARGNLVSLRLCEAAIESARIAAPVNVRPAEYS
- a CDS encoding aldose 1-epimerase family protein, producing MVELYGRVLTRREVAAHSGALSQFAGVRLMTLGDGLERGIRMLEFRSGTGLRFTVLVDRALDIAECEYKGLPIGWHSPAGFRNPGLLDYEGEGGLGWLRSFSGLLVTCGLDHILFMDEAPAVHYRYPHRKSVKASIHGRVSGIPARLGGYGERWEGDRCFLWCEGTVTQATVFGEDLHLTRRIEIEVGTNVVHLHDEVANRGFYRTPHMYMYHINVGHPLIDEGSRYIAPIADVVWASHAGQDYQGQGVGYWRFPAPQLDFLEQVWQHQLASDPQGRTPVMVANDRLGIGFKVITRTDQFPCMLEWQNFQAGNYALGIEPSTNHVHGAAFARDREELIWLDPGAARHYETSLCILDGACEIARAEAETRALGRQPDEDYPQPSFNYTPLGER
- a CDS encoding DegT/DnrJ/EryC1/StrS family aminotransferase — its product is MSDRIPFNDLGAQRRYLGKAVDEAIRSVLDHGIYVMGPEVAQLEQDLSTFCGAKHAISCGSGTDALALVLMAKNVKAGDAVFCPSFTFAATAEAIAGLGATPVFVDICEDTFNLDVRSLRSSITMAKDKGPKPVGIVAVDLFGQPADYYDIEAIAAREGLWLVCDAAQAFGASYKGRQVGTIGLATTTSFFPTKPLGCYGDGGAVFTSNAEVADTILSLRIHGQGKDKYDNVRIGMNSRLDTVQAAVLIEKLKIFPGEITARNRIANRYNKQLRDIATVPNILAGATSVWAQYTLRLPRCDRGVFQSFLAAAGVPTAVYYPRPMHRQAAYWHFPTAPNGLPVSDRLAAEVVSLPMHPYLTEEVQDQITAAVRGALATQA
- a CDS encoding Gfo/Idh/MocA family protein; translated protein: MTISNDTIGPSLRNSKEYPGLLDRPGTSEGFQLAVIGCGAWGKNLVRCFAELGCLGAVADHHSATVAAVLSRYGSRALSFEQVIAEPSIQAVAISTQPSTHYDLAKRALLAGKHLFVEKPLALELKHAEELTDLARRLDRRLMVGHILQYHPAFSRLQSLIATGAIGRVLRIQANRMNLGVIRSEEDVLWCLGPHDVSIILALVGAEPSEVYGIGGYHLRKSIADAVTLHLAFPAGEQAQVNLSWLHPVKEHRLTVIGSEAMIVLDDGAPWERKLLLYPHIVNVAEDATATIRAEPLPVAVEENEPLKLECQHFVDCIAQGRDPVTNGDEGLRVMRVLSQASMMMNPSHGCQANSGRTDAVHRPLNV